ACTGCCAGCGCAGGCTGGAGTTGCGAAATGCCTCGAACAATACGTCGGCACTGATGGCGCTGGGTCTCATGGCAAGGCCCTGTCAGTCAAAAAGAAGGGCCAGGACTCAGGCCTGGGAGGTGATTGAGGACTGCCAGCTGTCGATCATGCCGTGCAGCTGCTGTGCATCGGTGGACGACTTCAGACGCTCGCGCAACTGGCTGTCACTGAGCAGCTCGGCGATCTCGGAGAGGATTTCCAGGTGCTTTTGCGTCGCCGCCTCGGGCACCAGCAAAAAGATCAGCAGGCCGACCGGCTGCTCATCGGGCGCATCGAAGCCGATGGGGTTGGCCAGCTGGAACACGGCCGCCATGGGAGCCGTCAGGCCCTTGATGCGGCCATGGGGAATGGCAACTCCATGCCCCAGACCGGTAGAGCCCAGGCGTTCGCGTGCGAACAGGCTATCGGTGATCAGGGCACGAGACAGACCATGCAAGCTCTCAAAGAGCAAACCCGCTTCCTCGAAAGCGCGTTTCTTGCTGGTGACATCAACGCTCACAAGCACTTGAGCGGCGGGAAGGATAGAAGCTAGGCGATTCATGGTGTGATCAACAATTATGCACCGCAGCGCTGAAAACCGTGGGGAAACCCTGATCACCATCAAAAACCGCCCCGTAGGGCGGCGCTTTTAGCGTTGTAACA
This region of Comamonas thiooxydans genomic DNA includes:
- a CDS encoding PTS sugar transporter subunit IIA yields the protein MNRLASILPAAQVLVSVDVTSKKRAFEEAGLLFESLHGLSRALITDSLFARERLGSTGLGHGVAIPHGRIKGLTAPMAAVFQLANPIGFDAPDEQPVGLLIFLLVPEAATQKHLEILSEIAELLSDSQLRERLKSSTDAQQLHGMIDSWQSSITSQA